Proteins from one Sander lucioperca isolate FBNREF2018 chromosome 16, SLUC_FBN_1.2, whole genome shotgun sequence genomic window:
- the si:dkey-81h8.1 gene encoding uncharacterized protein si:dkey-81h8.1 isoform X2, translating to MALNDKDPVVAVGTLSPGQLQSHLKMEPKTLGAIQIVIGALILCLSASVLQIHEVHFTGDVALFLIVVIQVTLSGSVLVHSGRKPTLFWVKCVLVLHLISAAFATAALGLMSKHLPYRQDSYHCEHCRRLELHAVLLIDGILGTLVIFLVLELLICITAMLFGLSVLAAGGTQAPNQRPVYPQTRPPPVPAVQQATLAVAEPSQVAVVVTEPDSEQVEDISTPPTEPQVEPIEAVTTEP from the exons ATGGCTCTTAATGACAAAGACCCAGTGGTTGCAGTGGGCACACTCTCCCCAGGCCAACTGCAGTCCCACCTCAAGATGGAGCCCAAGACTCTGGGG GCCATCCAGATCGTTATCGGGGCTTTGATTCTCTGTCTGAGTGCCTCTGTGCTCCAGATCCATGAGGTCCACTTTACGGGAGATGTGGCCCTCTTCCTGATTGTTGTCATACAG GTGACTTTGTCTGGGTCAGTGTTGGTCCACAGTGGAAGGAAACCTACTCTTTTTTGG GTTAAATGTGTCCTGGTTCTGCACCTCATCAGTGCTGCATTTGCCACTGCTGCCCTGGGTCTGATGTCCAAACACCTGCCCTACCGCCAGGACTCTTACCACTGTGAACACTGCCGCAGACTGGAGCTACATGCCGTG CTGTTGATTGACGGGATCCTGGGGACGCTGGTGATCTTTCTGGTACTGGAGCTGTTGATCTGCATCACTGCCATGCTGTTTGGACTCAGTGTCCTAGCTGCAGGTGGAACCCAG GCTCCCAACCAGAGACCTGTCTATCCACAAACGCGCCCCCCACCTGTTCCAGCCGTGCAGCAGGCTACTCTAGCTGTAGCTGAGCCGTCTCAG GTGGCTGTTGTTGTGACTGAACCAGATTCAGAGCAGGTGGAGGACATCTCCACCCCACCTACTGAACCCCAGGTGGAGCCAATAGAAGCTGTGACCACAGAGCCATGA
- the si:dkey-81h8.1 gene encoding uncharacterized protein si:dkey-81h8.1 isoform X1 has translation MALNDKDPVVAVGTLSPGQLQSHLKMEPKTLGAIQIVIGALILCLSASVLQIHEVHFTGDVALFLIVVIQVTLSGSVLVHSGRKPTLFWVKCVLVLHLISAAFATAALGLMSKHLPYRQDSYHCEHCRRLELHAVQHCFRKCTGLIEQKCKLLIDGILGTLVIFLVLELLICITAMLFGLSVLAAGGTQAPNQRPVYPQTRPPPVPAVQQATLAVAEPSQVAVVVTEPDSEQVEDISTPPTEPQVEPIEAVTTEP, from the exons ATGGCTCTTAATGACAAAGACCCAGTGGTTGCAGTGGGCACACTCTCCCCAGGCCAACTGCAGTCCCACCTCAAGATGGAGCCCAAGACTCTGGGG GCCATCCAGATCGTTATCGGGGCTTTGATTCTCTGTCTGAGTGCCTCTGTGCTCCAGATCCATGAGGTCCACTTTACGGGAGATGTGGCCCTCTTCCTGATTGTTGTCATACAG GTGACTTTGTCTGGGTCAGTGTTGGTCCACAGTGGAAGGAAACCTACTCTTTTTTGG GTTAAATGTGTCCTGGTTCTGCACCTCATCAGTGCTGCATTTGCCACTGCTGCCCTGGGTCTGATGTCCAAACACCTGCCCTACCGCCAGGACTCTTACCACTGTGAACACTGCCGCAGACTGGAGCTACATGCCGTG CAACATTGTTTCAGGAAATGCACCGGGCTGATCGAGCAAAAGTGTAAA CTGTTGATTGACGGGATCCTGGGGACGCTGGTGATCTTTCTGGTACTGGAGCTGTTGATCTGCATCACTGCCATGCTGTTTGGACTCAGTGTCCTAGCTGCAGGTGGAACCCAG GCTCCCAACCAGAGACCTGTCTATCCACAAACGCGCCCCCCACCTGTTCCAGCCGTGCAGCAGGCTACTCTAGCTGTAGCTGAGCCGTCTCAG GTGGCTGTTGTTGTGACTGAACCAGATTCAGAGCAGGTGGAGGACATCTCCACCCCACCTACTGAACCCCAGGTGGAGCCAATAGAAGCTGTGACCACAGAGCCATGA
- the si:dkey-81h8.1 gene encoding uncharacterized protein si:dkey-81h8.1 isoform X3 codes for MALNDKDPVVAVGTLSPGQLQSHLKMEPKTLGAIQIVIGALILCLSASVLQIHEVHFTGDVALFLIVVIQVTLSGSVLVHSGRKPTLFWVKCVLVLHLISAAFATAALGLMSKHLPYRQDSYHCEHCRRLELHAVQHCFRKCTGLIEQKCKLLIDGILGTLVIFLVLELLICITAMLFGLSVLAAGGTQVAVVVTEPDSEQVEDISTPPTEPQVEPIEAVTTEP; via the exons ATGGCTCTTAATGACAAAGACCCAGTGGTTGCAGTGGGCACACTCTCCCCAGGCCAACTGCAGTCCCACCTCAAGATGGAGCCCAAGACTCTGGGG GCCATCCAGATCGTTATCGGGGCTTTGATTCTCTGTCTGAGTGCCTCTGTGCTCCAGATCCATGAGGTCCACTTTACGGGAGATGTGGCCCTCTTCCTGATTGTTGTCATACAG GTGACTTTGTCTGGGTCAGTGTTGGTCCACAGTGGAAGGAAACCTACTCTTTTTTGG GTTAAATGTGTCCTGGTTCTGCACCTCATCAGTGCTGCATTTGCCACTGCTGCCCTGGGTCTGATGTCCAAACACCTGCCCTACCGCCAGGACTCTTACCACTGTGAACACTGCCGCAGACTGGAGCTACATGCCGTG CAACATTGTTTCAGGAAATGCACCGGGCTGATCGAGCAAAAGTGTAAA CTGTTGATTGACGGGATCCTGGGGACGCTGGTGATCTTTCTGGTACTGGAGCTGTTGATCTGCATCACTGCCATGCTGTTTGGACTCAGTGTCCTAGCTGCAGGTGGAACCCAG GTGGCTGTTGTTGTGACTGAACCAGATTCAGAGCAGGTGGAGGACATCTCCACCCCACCTACTGAACCCCAGGTGGAGCCAATAGAAGCTGTGACCACAGAGCCATGA